The proteins below come from a single Malus domestica chromosome 03, GDT2T_hap1 genomic window:
- the LOC139194712 gene encoding uncharacterized protein, whose product MEKMLDEKFDMLLQRILGSQVAVQQPLQAACNVCNMTNHDFLSCPHRDAYSKFTAEQANSFNNFQRPRYDPYSNFYNPGWRDHPNLKWDKDQHYRPQFQQQVQQPAAPKAYWEIAIEKLANTTNQEIQNLYASMKNMEKQIEQIALQVSERAPDSGQPQDRSKNTAEATTKIAERVYESPMPYPEMLKPKVKDQQLTDFMKTLSKVQINLSLIDAIKNIPYYAKFLKDVCQVFEGRASVNLMPYSVFNRLGEGEPKSTSNIIQLADRSITYPRGVIEDVIVKVDNLYLLADFMVLDMDEDLTTPIILGRPFLATTRTLIDVEAGTLTFRVEDQTVVFKLFEASIHSGDKQECMRVDVLNGLPYGNFVTRSSIGKLPIKTQNVICH is encoded by the exons atggagaaaatgctTGATGaaaaatttgacatgttattaCAAAGAATTCTAGGTTCACAGGTTGCTGTACAGCAGCCTTTACAAGCTGCCTGCAACGTTTGCAACATgacaaatcatgattttttgagCTGTCCACATAGAGATGCTTATTCGAAGTTTACAGCGGAGCAGGCTAATTCATTTAACAATTTTCAGCGTCCCAGATATGACCCGTATTCAAATTTCTATAacccaggttggagagatcatcctaatTTAAAGTGGGACAAAGATCAACACTATAGGCCTCAATTTCAACAACAGGTACAACAACCTGCTGCACCTAAGGCTTATTGGGAGATAGCAATTGAAAAATTAGCTAATACTACCAATCAAGAAATCCAAAATCTGTATGCATCAatgaaaaatatggaaaaaCAAATTGAGCAGATTGCGTTGCAAGTTTCAGAAAGAGCACCAG ATTCTGGGCAGCCCCAAGACAGATCCAAAAATACTGCAGAAGCTACCACAAAAATTGCAGAGCGTGTTTATGAGTCACCTATGCCTTATCCTGAAATGTTGAAGCCTAAAGTTAAAGATCAACAGTTAACAGATTTTATGAAGACTTTGTCTAAAGTTCAGATTAATCTATCGTTAATTGATGCAATCAAGAACATTCCATattatgccaagtttttgaaggacgtttgccaagtttttgaaggac gtgctagtGTAAACTTAATGCCTTATTCTGTTTTTAATCGTTTAGGTGAAGGAGAGCCGAAGTCGACCTCCAACATTATTCAATTGGCTGACCGTTCAATTACCTATCCTAGAGgagtcattgaagatgttattgtGAAGGTTGACAATTTATATTTACTGGCTGATTTTATGGTGTTGGACATGGATGAGGATTTGACAACACCTATCATTTTGGGCCGCCCATTCCTGGCAACAACCCGAACTCTTATTGATGTGGAAGCCGGAACATTAACATTTCGGGTTGAAGATCAAACGGTTGTTTTCAAGTTGTTTGAAGCAAGCATACATTCAGGTGACAAGCAAGAATGCATGCGCGTTGATGTATTAAATGGTTTACCTTATGGCAATTTTGTGACCAGATCATCTATTGGCAAGCTGCCCATAAAGACTCAAAATGTGATTTGCCACTAG